The Bacillus carboniphilus genome contains a region encoding:
- a CDS encoding sulfite exporter TauE/SafE family protein → MIWSLFFLGIIVSFVGTLAGGGGLIGMPVMLLLGFPVHSAIAANKFSNTISSLSSFTYLLKNERIQANKLVMIAPIATFGGIMGGLLTTMISPERMNYIALIFLLAAVTIQLYKELVTTTVKGIPFDKKHLLSIFGISTYDGMFGPGQATLLMISYLKVGVTYLKAITYTRFQTLLSCLSSFTIYLLAGTVNWSMALSLSCGTLIGAQISVRVADKISSNRIKWILQLMTIILILNVLYSIFK, encoded by the coding sequence GTGATTTGGTCATTATTTTTTTTAGGAATCATTGTTTCCTTTGTCGGAACTCTTGCGGGAGGAGGTGGACTTATCGGAATGCCCGTGATGCTTTTATTAGGTTTCCCAGTTCATTCTGCTATCGCAGCTAATAAATTTTCCAATACGATAAGTTCATTATCAAGTTTCACTTATTTACTAAAAAACGAACGTATCCAAGCAAACAAATTAGTGATGATTGCTCCAATTGCTACTTTTGGAGGAATTATGGGTGGACTCCTAACCACGATGATATCTCCAGAAAGAATGAATTATATTGCCTTAATCTTTTTGCTGGCAGCAGTTACGATTCAACTATATAAAGAACTTGTAACAACGACGGTCAAAGGTATCCCTTTTGACAAAAAACACTTATTATCAATTTTCGGGATTAGTACCTATGATGGTATGTTTGGTCCAGGTCAAGCGACTCTGTTGATGATCAGTTATTTAAAAGTAGGAGTCACTTACCTTAAAGCGATTACTTATACTAGATTTCAAACTTTATTAAGCTGCCTATCAAGTTTCACTATTTACCTTTTAGCAGGAACCGTTAATTGGTCTATGGCTCTTAGTTTAAGTTGCGGTACATTAATAGGAGCCCAAATTTCTGTAAGGGTAGCTGACAAAATATCCTCAAATCGAATAAAATGGATTTTGCAGTTGATGACCATTATCTTGATTTTAAATGTACTTTATTCAATATTTAAATGA
- a CDS encoding peroxiredoxin — MAERMIGKQAPRFEMDAVMPNKEFAKVSLEENMKNDKWTVLFFYPMDFTFVCPTEITALSDRYDEFEDLDAEVIGVSTDTIHTHLAWINTDRKDNGLGELKYPLAADTNHTISREYGVLIEEEGVALRGLFIVNPEGELQYAVVNHNNIGRDVDETLRVLQALQTGGLCPANWKPGESTL; from the coding sequence ATGGCGGAACGTATGATCGGTAAACAAGCACCTCGTTTTGAAATGGACGCAGTGATGCCAAATAAAGAATTTGCAAAGGTTAGCCTAGAAGAAAATATGAAGAATGATAAATGGACTGTATTATTCTTCTATCCAATGGACTTTACGTTTGTTTGTCCAACAGAAATTACAGCTCTTTCTGACCGGTATGATGAATTTGAAGATTTAGACGCAGAAGTCATTGGCGTTTCAACTGATACAATACATACGCATTTAGCATGGATTAATACAGACCGTAAAGATAATGGATTAGGTGAATTAAAGTATCCATTAGCTGCTGATACCAATCACACCATTTCACGTGAGTATGGAGTACTAATTGAGGAAGAAGGGGTAGCCCTTCGAGGGTTGTTTATTGTAAACCCTGAAGGTGAATTACAATATGCAGTTGTGAACCATAATAATATAGGTCGTGACGTAGACGAAACTTTACGTGTTCTTCAAGCTCTTCAAACAGGTGGTTTATGTCCTGCAAACTGGAAGCCAGGAGAATCTACCCTTTAA
- a CDS encoding N-acetyldiaminopimelate deacetylase: protein MIDLIKTRRDLHQIPELGFKEYKTQQYIIKYLESLNCNRLEIKKWETGLFVMLKGINPVKTLAYRADMDGLPIKEQTGLPFQSIHENNMHACGHDFHMTIALGLIQHFVDNPINDHLLFIFQPAEEGPGGAKPMVQSSIMKEWKPDMITALHIAPEYPVGTIATKPGLLFANTSELFITLLGKGGHAAYPHHTNDMVVAACSLVNHLQTIVSRNIDPLDSAVVTIGKITGGTVQNIIAEQARLEGTIRTLSATSMSKIKERIEQLTKGLQIGLNCTIEIDYGSNYYQVFNNERLVNEFIQFSKSTKIEVVECQEAMTGEDFGFMLKEIPGFMFWLGVDSQYGLHHANLAPNEKALEVAVEHLSRYLTWKGNLS from the coding sequence ATGATTGATTTAATTAAAACCCGTAGAGACTTGCATCAAATTCCTGAGCTGGGCTTTAAAGAATATAAGACTCAACAATATATTATCAAATATTTAGAAAGTTTAAATTGTAATAGATTAGAAATCAAAAAATGGGAAACGGGCTTGTTTGTTATGCTTAAGGGGATAAATCCAGTTAAAACGTTAGCTTATCGAGCGGATATGGACGGATTACCTATTAAGGAACAAACGGGTTTACCTTTTCAATCGATTCATGAAAACAATATGCATGCATGTGGACATGATTTTCATATGACCATCGCTTTAGGACTAATTCAACACTTTGTCGACAACCCCATAAATGACCATTTACTTTTTATTTTCCAACCAGCAGAAGAGGGACCAGGCGGAGCAAAGCCCATGGTACAGTCGTCTATTATGAAAGAATGGAAGCCTGATATGATTACAGCTCTTCATATTGCACCGGAATATCCAGTAGGGACCATTGCGACAAAACCAGGTCTTTTATTTGCTAATACATCAGAATTATTTATTACATTATTAGGTAAAGGCGGGCATGCCGCCTATCCACATCATACAAATGATATGGTAGTAGCAGCTTGTTCACTTGTAAACCATCTTCAAACGATTGTTTCTAGAAATATAGACCCTCTTGATAGTGCGGTTGTCACGATTGGAAAAATTACAGGTGGAACTGTTCAAAACATTATTGCTGAACAAGCACGTTTAGAAGGGACAATCCGAACATTGTCTGCCACTTCTATGAGCAAAATAAAAGAACGAATCGAGCAATTAACGAAAGGGTTACAGATAGGGCTTAATTGTACAATTGAAATCGATTACGGAAGTAACTATTATCAGGTGTTTAACAATGAAAGATTAGTCAATGAGTTTATTCAATTTTCTAAGTCAACTAAGATTGAAGTAGTGGAGTGTCAAGAAGCTATGACTGGAGAGGATTTTGGTTTTATGTTAAAAGAAATTCCAGGATTCATGTTTTGGTTAGGGGTAGATTCTCAATACGGTCTTCATCATGCAAACCTCGCACCGAACGAAAAAGCATTGGAAGTGGCTGTTGAACATTTGAGTCGTTATTTGACTTGGAAAGGGAACTTGAGCTAA
- a CDS encoding Ger(x)C family spore germination protein, whose amino-acid sequence MLNRMKVIPVVCFVVLMSSCVEPEYISEVGLTTMVGYDLIDEGMIEGSNLTFQFDPAEPNNLKFFSGQSKTSKGIRQELNAQSSYKIVSGQIRVALYGKSLAEKGIFSIVDTLARDSAIGTMMYLSVSEAKAVDIIKRNLQESIETKTKFYELIKQNIESEHILSCTLHEFLQSYYMVGEDPSLPMISLKEDLVSIIGTGLFKKDKLVGFIDLKESFFLKVVKDEFTSGTLELEFPREKLQDILTGKGVTSTNEVFVTIDNIKSTSTIKLIDKKIPSFKVDLNIDARLLEISEELVMGEKGIIALLEKEIAQKIEDKTVDLFEKLKSMESDPIGFGKSYDSQTKNEPLNEEEWRKLYANSEYDINVNLKIFSTGVID is encoded by the coding sequence GTGCTTAATCGAATGAAGGTTATACCAGTTGTATGTTTTGTCGTGTTAATGTCGAGTTGTGTTGAGCCCGAGTATATTTCAGAAGTAGGTCTTACAACCATGGTTGGTTACGACTTAATTGATGAAGGTATGATTGAAGGGAGTAACCTCACATTTCAATTTGATCCAGCTGAACCCAATAATTTAAAGTTTTTCTCTGGGCAATCTAAAACAAGTAAAGGTATTAGACAAGAATTAAATGCCCAAAGTAGCTATAAGATTGTGTCAGGTCAAATTAGGGTTGCCTTATATGGAAAAAGTTTAGCTGAAAAAGGGATTTTCTCCATTGTTGACACTTTAGCAAGAGATTCAGCCATTGGAACAATGATGTATCTTTCTGTAAGTGAAGCAAAGGCAGTGGATATTATTAAAAGAAATTTACAGGAATCAATTGAAACAAAAACGAAGTTTTATGAGTTGATCAAGCAAAATATTGAATCAGAGCATATTTTATCCTGTACTTTACATGAGTTTTTACAAAGCTATTATATGGTTGGTGAAGATCCTTCATTACCGATGATTTCTTTAAAGGAAGATTTAGTAAGTATCATTGGGACCGGGCTTTTTAAAAAAGACAAGCTTGTTGGCTTTATAGATTTAAAAGAAAGCTTTTTCTTAAAAGTGGTAAAAGATGAATTCACCTCTGGTACTTTAGAGCTCGAATTCCCTAGAGAAAAACTACAAGATATATTAACAGGTAAGGGAGTCACTTCAACAAATGAAGTTTTTGTAACCATTGATAATATTAAATCAACTTCAACCATTAAATTAATAGATAAGAAAATTCCTTCATTTAAAGTAGACTTGAACATTGATGCAAGGCTCCTTGAAATATCTGAAGAACTAGTGATGGGTGAAAAAGGGATTATTGCATTATTAGAAAAAGAAATAGCACAAAAAATAGAGGATAAAACAGTTGACCTGTTTGAAAAATTAAAATCTATGGAGTCAGATCCAATAGGATTTGGGAAGAGTTACGATAGTCAAACTAAAAATGAACCTCTAAATGAAGAAGAATGGAGAAAACTTTATGCAAATTCTGAATATGATATAAATGTTAATTTAAAAATATTCAGTACAGGTGTAATCGACTAA
- the dapD gene encoding 2,3,4,5-tetrahydropyridine-2,6-dicarboxylate N-acetyltransferase, giving the protein MKMMDANEIISYISNSKKSTPVKVYLKGDLNGIDFGSNVQTFIQDHTGVVFGEWSEMKALLELNKDAIEDFVIENDRRNSAIPMLDLKEIKARIEPGAIIRDQVEIGDNAVIMMGAVINIGCVVGKGTMIDMNVVMGGRATVGDNCHIGAGAVLAGVIEPPSAKPVIVEDDVVIGANAVILEGVTVGKGAVVAAGAVVVDDVEPNTVVAGTPARKIKEIDDSTKSKTEIKQELRQL; this is encoded by the coding sequence ATGAAAATGATGGATGCCAACGAAATTATTTCGTATATATCTAATAGTAAAAAATCGACCCCTGTAAAAGTGTATTTAAAAGGTGACTTAAACGGAATTGATTTTGGTTCTAATGTTCAAACGTTTATACAGGACCATACTGGAGTCGTTTTTGGTGAGTGGTCGGAAATGAAAGCCCTATTGGAACTGAATAAAGACGCTATTGAGGATTTTGTGATTGAAAATGACCGCAGAAATTCTGCTATTCCGATGTTAGATTTAAAAGAAATAAAAGCTAGAATTGAACCAGGTGCTATTATACGTGACCAAGTAGAAATTGGTGATAATGCCGTTATTATGATGGGTGCCGTTATTAACATCGGTTGTGTCGTCGGAAAAGGGACGATGATTGACATGAACGTGGTGATGGGAGGAAGAGCGACTGTTGGTGACAACTGCCATATTGGTGCAGGTGCTGTTTTAGCAGGTGTCATTGAACCGCCTTCTGCTAAGCCAGTGATTGTTGAAGATGATGTTGTCATCGGCGCTAATGCCGTTATTTTAGAAGGTGTTACTGTCGGAAAAGGAGCGGTAGTAGCTGCTGGAGCAGTAGTAGTAGATGATGTTGAACCAAATACCGTAGTAGCTGGTACACCTGCTAGAAAAATAAAAGAGATTGACGATTCAACGAAATCAAAGACAGAAATTAAACAAGAACTCCGTCAACTGTAG
- a CDS encoding TlpA family protein disulfide reductase: MKLREQMPELEGATEWLNGQVTKGELIGEKPTLIHFWSISCHLCKDAMPNVNQFRDQYKDKLNVVSVHMPRSERDLDIEEIKKVASEHDITQPTFVDGKHALTDAFENQYVPAYYVFDKQGALRHFQAGGSGMKMLEKRVNRVLTEVEKNE; this comes from the coding sequence ATGAAATTACGAGAACAAATGCCTGAACTTGAAGGAGCAACAGAATGGTTAAACGGTCAAGTAACCAAAGGTGAATTAATAGGTGAAAAACCAACTCTTATTCACTTTTGGTCGATAAGCTGTCATCTTTGTAAAGATGCAATGCCGAATGTTAACCAGTTTCGCGATCAATATAAAGATAAATTGAATGTTGTGTCTGTTCATATGCCTCGTTCTGAGAGGGATTTAGATATTGAAGAAATAAAAAAAGTAGCAAGTGAGCATGATATTACACAACCAACTTTTGTAGATGGTAAGCATGCATTGACGGATGCATTTGAAAATCAATATGTTCCAGCTTATTACGTATTTGATAAACAAGGTGCGTTAAGACATTTTCAAGCTGGAGGTAGTGGAATGAAAATGTTAGAAAAAAGGGTAAACCGTGTACTTACAGAAGTGGAAAAAAACGAGTAG
- a CDS encoding AbrB/MazE/SpoVT family DNA-binding domain-containing protein, translating to MKSTGIMRKVDELGRIVIPKELRRTFQINEGDPLEIFVDKEKIILQKYRPSKQCIVTGKISDDNIVLAEGNVVLSIEGAEIIKEELEKRLN from the coding sequence ATGAAAAGTACAGGGATCATGAGAAAAGTTGATGAGCTAGGTCGAATTGTAATACCTAAAGAGCTTCGTAGAACATTTCAAATTAACGAAGGGGATCCATTGGAGATTTTCGTTGATAAAGAAAAGATCATCTTACAAAAGTATAGACCATCAAAACAATGTATTGTAACTGGAAAAATTTCAGATGATAACATTGTCTTAGCAGAAGGAAATGTTGTTCTAAGTATAGAAGGGGCAGAAATCATTAAAGAAGAGCTTGAAAAAAGACTCAATTAG
- a CDS encoding YkuS family protein has translation MPKVGIEQSLTDVYDLLKTKGYDVVQLKNEQDAQGCECCVITGVDSNVMGIQNTVTSGAVINASGMTPDEICHRVEETIH, from the coding sequence ATGCCAAAAGTTGGTATAGAACAATCCTTAACAGATGTATATGATTTATTGAAAACAAAAGGATATGATGTTGTACAATTAAAGAATGAGCAAGATGCACAAGGTTGTGAATGTTGTGTGATAACGGGTGTAGATTCAAATGTCATGGGTATTCAAAATACTGTCACATCAGGGGCAGTCATCAATGCTTCGGGTATGACACCAGATGAAATTTGTCATAGAGTAGAGGAAACCATCCATTAA
- a CDS encoding GNAT family N-acetyltransferase, whose amino-acid sequence MNITQTTNYAVIAELNKPVHDLHFDLYPNYFKQYDEKKITTAFKKLVSNTNHIFLLLEDEKQNFPIGYAWVEIRNYPENPFKKGYHSLYVHQLNIIEAKRNKGYGSQLMEYIYSLAREKEIALVELDYWVKNGVAKNFYKKHGFIKYREFVYKEIN is encoded by the coding sequence ATGAATATCACACAAACAACGAACTATGCTGTAATTGCTGAACTAAACAAACCTGTCCATGACCTTCACTTCGATTTATATCCAAATTACTTTAAGCAATATGATGAAAAAAAGATAACGACTGCATTTAAGAAGCTTGTTAGCAATACTAATCATATTTTTTTATTACTCGAAGATGAAAAGCAGAATTTCCCAATTGGCTATGCATGGGTTGAAATAAGGAACTATCCGGAGAACCCCTTTAAGAAAGGGTATCACTCTCTATATGTACACCAACTTAATATTATTGAAGCAAAAAGGAACAAAGGCTATGGTTCTCAACTAATGGAATACATTTACTCTTTAGCAAGGGAAAAAGAAATAGCATTAGTAGAATTAGACTATTGGGTTAAAAATGGAGTCGCAAAGAACTTTTATAAAAAACATGGATTTATAAAATATAGAGAATTTGTATATAAAGAGATAAATTAG
- a CDS encoding ATP-binding protein, translated as MDRDRTIEKLKQQIQAYEALLKQLPFSFTYKDSETNWSIMKKEENMISSNEQEIIDTSFTMQYNMEHLFEYIEKQLLSIIDLITHHIVFINNEGVITLCNLQTARDFQVVREDIIGAHIRDLLKIPDDQIYLLQTLRTGRVMKNKEVFNNNYGLLSTQVIRAENGEIQRVIGTFEFLEGVKRSEKQALAGRIAAGIAHEIRNPLTTVRGYLQLWKSRSDQEFSLLVENLLIPEIDRANKIITDFLRIAKPNSSATEIYLLNDLCSNYIRSFLSTEALFHNVSLTFHTHKNIKDHSIKVDREELLQVFINLFRNSLESTKHAGLLKLQIDVKKAGDFVLFVFKDNGGGIPKGVLRHIFDPFFSTKEEGTGLGLSVSRKIIENHQGTINATSDQNGTVFYIKIPLFK; from the coding sequence ATGGATAGAGATAGAACAATAGAGAAACTAAAACAGCAAATTCAGGCTTATGAGGCCTTACTAAAACAATTACCATTCTCTTTTACATATAAGGACAGTGAAACCAACTGGTCCATTATGAAAAAAGAAGAAAATATGATCTCATCAAATGAGCAGGAAATAATAGATACATCTTTTACAATGCAATACAATATGGAGCATCTTTTTGAATACATTGAAAAGCAATTACTTTCTATCATTGATTTAATTACTCATCATATCGTCTTTATTAATAACGAAGGTGTCATTACATTGTGTAACTTACAAACAGCTAGAGATTTTCAAGTAGTTAGAGAAGACATCATCGGTGCACATATTCGAGATCTTTTGAAAATACCTGATGATCAAATCTATTTGTTGCAAACTCTTCGCACGGGAAGAGTGATGAAAAATAAAGAGGTATTCAATAATAACTATGGCTTATTAAGTACCCAAGTTATCAGAGCGGAAAATGGTGAAATTCAAAGAGTTATAGGAACATTTGAATTTTTAGAAGGTGTTAAACGATCTGAAAAACAAGCTTTAGCAGGCCGAATTGCAGCTGGAATTGCTCATGAAATTCGCAATCCTCTTACTACAGTTAGAGGGTATTTACAACTTTGGAAATCAAGGTCGGATCAAGAATTTTCTTTACTAGTAGAGAATTTGTTAATTCCTGAAATAGATCGTGCCAATAAAATTATTACGGACTTTTTAAGAATTGCGAAACCTAATAGCTCTGCAACTGAAATATATCTATTGAATGATTTGTGTTCCAATTATATTAGGAGCTTTTTAAGTACTGAAGCGCTCTTTCACAATGTTTCTCTTACTTTCCATACGCATAAGAATATAAAAGATCATTCGATTAAAGTTGATCGTGAGGAACTTTTACAAGTATTCATAAACTTATTTCGCAATTCATTAGAATCAACAAAGCATGCAGGGTTACTAAAGCTACAAATTGATGTGAAAAAAGCAGGGGATTTTGTATTATTTGTTTTCAAAGATAACGGTGGTGGGATTCCAAAAGGAGTTTTACGACATATCTTTGATCCATTTTTCTCAACAAAGGAAGAAGGAACAGGACTAGGGTTATCTGTATCAAGAAAAATTATTGAAAACCATCAAGGGACAATTAACGCAACTAGTGATCAAAATGGGACAGTCTTTTATATTAAAATTCCTCTCTTTAAATAA